One genomic segment of Prochlorococcus marinus str. MIT 0919 includes these proteins:
- the yedP gene encoding mannosyl-3-phosphoglycerate phosphatase-related protein YedP, with amino-acid sequence MIISKDWWIVTDIDGTLMDHDYNYDPALPTISWLKDIGIPIIPCTSKTATEVRSLREELGLNDPYIVENGGAIYGFEASKRKEWELILGKSFKELRLILDSISQEIGYSLKPLNDLSHAEIKSLTGLKGDAILKALDRKWSVPFLNPPSSDRDKLIEIAKKFDANIYKGNRMSHLLSQASHKGLAVLKLKQYLNKPDVKIIGLGDSHNDIPLLEAADYSIVVPGNKGPNEFLLEGIEKGEYILAPKPHAEGWAISIRNLLNSV; translated from the coding sequence ATGATTATTTCAAAAGACTGGTGGATAGTAACAGATATTGACGGAACTTTAATGGATCATGACTATAATTATGATCCTGCACTGCCAACAATTAGCTGGCTCAAAGATATTGGTATACCAATTATTCCTTGTACTAGTAAAACAGCTACAGAGGTTAGAAGTCTTAGGGAAGAACTAGGATTGAATGATCCCTATATCGTTGAAAATGGAGGTGCAATATATGGATTTGAAGCATCAAAAAGAAAAGAATGGGAATTAATATTGGGTAAAAGTTTTAAGGAATTGAGGCTCATATTAGATTCAATTTCTCAAGAAATAGGTTATTCACTAAAACCTCTTAACGACTTGTCTCATGCAGAAATAAAATCCCTTACAGGACTAAAGGGTGATGCGATATTGAAAGCTCTTGATAGAAAATGGAGTGTTCCTTTCTTAAATCCACCATCTTCTGATAGAGACAAATTAATTGAAATCGCAAAGAAATTTGATGCTAATATATATAAAGGTAATAGGATGAGTCATTTACTTTCGCAAGCGAGTCATAAAGGCTTAGCAGTTCTTAAATTAAAGCAATATTTAAATAAACCAGATGTCAAAATAATAGGGCTAGGAGATTCTCATAATGATATCCCTTTATTAGAAGCTGCCGATTATTCAATTGTTGTTCCCGGAAATAAAGGTCCTAATGAATTCTTATTAGAAGGGATAGAAAAAGGTGAATATATTCTAGCTCCAAAACCTCATGCAGAGGGATGGGCTATATCGATTAGAAATTTATTAAATTCTGTCTAG
- a CDS encoding DUF1830 domain-containing protein: protein MIEFSYRNKTSSMLVIRCIGPDNYFLERVIFSFETIVFMAPEASKVEIWGHTSYGPTLEQRIRISASSREYPLAA from the coding sequence ATGATTGAATTTTCTTACAGAAATAAGACTAGTAGCATGCTAGTCATTAGGTGTATTGGCCCAGATAATTATTTTTTAGAGCGTGTTATTTTTTCTTTTGAGACAATAGTATTTATGGCACCAGAGGCCTCCAAAGTTGAGATTTGGGGTCATACGTCTTACGGTCCAACCCTTGAGCAAAGAATTAGAATAAGTGCTTCTTCACGAGAATACCCCTTGGCAGCTTAG
- a CDS encoding alpha-amylase family glycosyl hydrolase translates to MQSIGKYSVTGSQQPLKKLSGLLKEVYSDHSAEEFNYMWSQLLQILNEDGCRDIASEKKAELWDSSTAVLITYADGIYQQGEPSLKTLKKLIDNYLTDLSSVIHILPFLCSTSDGGFAVSDYEKLEPRFGGWEDLNDLSKEHILMADLVLNHVSSSHPWVQQFIKSKEPGSKYIFSPQHSDDWSNVIRPRSSSLFTSLATINGTKEVWTTFGPDQIDVNWKEPYIVIEFLKLIIRYIKSGIKWIRLDAVGYIWKESGTTCLHRTQVHQLVRSLRIEMEQIFSEGVLITETNVPEKENISYLQSGDEAHLAYNFPLPPLLLEALISNKCDLLNNWLCSWPELPKNTGFLNFTSSHDGIGLRPLEGLMDKNRMRNLLIACENRGGLISHRRLSNGEDKPYELNISWWSAMKNDGRDSSLFQFERFILSQLFVMSLKGVPAFYLQALMASENDLKTFTKSGERRDLNRERFEASTLFNKLEDEQSLPSRNLKLLKKAMNLRRELRSFHPDQPMKCVTKNRSDLVILFRGEGRDTLMAIYNMTNAKLCYSLSNILRVEGKFISSWKDCLNNFKSHQNRIELSPYSAHWLIPLF, encoded by the coding sequence GTGCAAAGTATTGGTAAATACTCAGTGACAGGATCGCAACAGCCACTAAAGAAGTTGAGTGGATTACTCAAAGAAGTTTACAGCGACCACTCTGCAGAAGAATTCAATTATATGTGGTCGCAATTGCTGCAGATTTTGAATGAGGATGGTTGTCGAGACATTGCCTCTGAAAAAAAAGCTGAGCTATGGGATTCTTCTACTGCCGTTTTGATCACATATGCGGATGGTATATATCAACAAGGAGAACCTAGCTTAAAGACACTTAAAAAACTCATTGATAATTACTTAACTGATCTTTCTTCTGTAATACATATCCTACCTTTCCTATGCTCTACAAGTGATGGAGGCTTTGCTGTCTCTGATTATGAGAAGTTGGAACCTCGCTTTGGAGGTTGGGAAGATTTAAATGATCTTTCTAAAGAACATATATTGATGGCAGATTTGGTTTTAAACCATGTTTCATCTTCACATCCATGGGTTCAGCAATTTATAAAGTCAAAAGAACCTGGAAGTAAGTATATATTTTCACCACAACATTCTGATGATTGGAGTAATGTTATAAGACCTAGAAGTAGCTCTCTTTTTACAAGCTTAGCAACTATAAATGGGACTAAAGAGGTTTGGACAACTTTTGGACCTGACCAAATTGATGTTAATTGGAAAGAACCATATATAGTTATTGAGTTTTTAAAATTAATTATAAGGTATATAAAATCTGGAATAAAATGGATAAGGCTTGATGCTGTTGGATATATATGGAAAGAATCAGGAACTACTTGTCTTCATAGGACTCAAGTTCATCAGTTAGTTAGGTCATTAAGAATAGAAATGGAACAAATTTTTTCGGAAGGTGTTTTAATTACTGAAACCAATGTTCCTGAGAAGGAAAATATATCTTATCTCCAATCTGGTGATGAGGCTCACCTTGCATATAATTTTCCATTGCCACCATTATTACTTGAAGCTTTAATATCTAATAAATGTGATCTCTTAAATAATTGGCTCTGTTCTTGGCCTGAATTGCCGAAAAATACTGGCTTTCTTAACTTTACTTCTTCACATGATGGTATAGGTTTACGACCTTTAGAAGGGTTAATGGATAAAAATAGAATGCGAAATTTATTAATAGCCTGTGAAAATAGAGGCGGTTTGATTAGCCATAGAAGATTATCTAACGGTGAAGATAAACCGTACGAATTAAATATAAGTTGGTGGAGTGCAATGAAAAATGATGGAAGAGATTCTTCATTATTTCAATTTGAGAGATTTATTTTAAGTCAGTTATTTGTAATGTCATTAAAAGGTGTACCTGCTTTTTACTTGCAAGCATTAATGGCATCTGAAAATGACTTGAAAACTTTTACTAAATCTGGTGAGAGGAGAGACTTAAATAGAGAGAGATTTGAAGCATCTACGTTATTTAACAAATTAGAAGACGAACAATCTTTGCCAAGCAGAAATTTGAAATTACTAAAAAAAGCTATGAATCTTAGAAGAGAGCTAAGATCTTTTCACCCAGATCAACCAATGAAATGTGTTACTAAGAATCGTAGTGATCTTGTAATACTATTTCGAGGAGAAGGCCGTGATACTTTGATGGCGATTTATAATATGACAAATGCAAAGTTATGCTATTCCCTTTCTAATATTTTAAGAGTCGAAGGCAAATTTATTTCTTCTTGGAAAGATTGCTTGAATAACTTTAAATCTCATCAAAACCGCATCGAGTTGAGTCCTTATTCTGCTCATTGGCTGATTCCATTATTTTAA
- a CDS encoding GIY-YIG nuclease family protein: MESYIYLIKNKDLHIIGVANNIDKAQKLLKPGVLVAHVKTDNSGFICKQLYQRFSECRIPMSDYFRLNASQVEECKNTMRLNADKAYFEPIFKGLTLVFTFLISWIALFFLIIKLGINPIFERFF, encoded by the coding sequence ATGGAATCTTATATCTATTTAATTAAAAATAAAGACCTGCATATAATAGGGGTGGCAAATAATATAGATAAAGCCCAAAAATTATTAAAACCAGGGGTTCTGGTTGCCCATGTTAAGACTGATAACTCTGGTTTTATCTGTAAACAACTGTATCAAAGGTTTTCGGAATGCCGTATTCCAATGTCAGATTATTTCAGGTTAAATGCTTCACAAGTAGAAGAGTGCAAGAATACAATGAGGTTGAACGCAGACAAGGCATATTTTGAACCTATCTTTAAAGGATTGACCCTTGTTTTTACGTTTCTTATTTCGTGGATAGCGTTGTTCTTCTTGATAATAAAACTAGGGATTAATCCTATCTTTGAAAGATTCTTTTAA
- a CDS encoding uridine kinase, which produces MDLNKEKSEEILTSSSLWPESINSSIKFPKKGFHELLADMGWKFSDWISFWMSLDAENLASNYWSKGTRKDWVWGLGIPLLTQIKNSCNLENSKRIIGISALPGCGKSSLGRWLEESSNQIGIDINVISLDDFYFTGEELDKVMKDNPWNVPRGIPGSHDIQLLEDTILQWIDSGKLLAPKFDKSLRNGMGDRSTWINTQPKILIIEGWFLGCKPLKVKGNKTDLFTPKLTDLEIKYREKIQHSLKQYLPIWELIHRIWHIRATDFSSTFKWKVDQENEMFHQRGSALQGKSLKTFVRMIETAIPQESLNTIDSSVLIDINQLREILYVGRPF; this is translated from the coding sequence ATGGATTTAAATAAAGAAAAATCAGAAGAAATATTAACTTCATCTAGTCTTTGGCCAGAGAGTATAAATTCAAGTATTAAATTTCCTAAAAAAGGGTTTCATGAATTGTTAGCTGATATGGGTTGGAAATTTTCAGATTGGATATCTTTTTGGATGTCATTAGATGCAGAGAACCTAGCCTCTAATTATTGGTCGAAAGGGACAAGAAAAGATTGGGTTTGGGGGTTAGGAATACCTTTACTTACTCAAATTAAAAATTCTTGCAACCTCGAAAATTCCAAGAGAATCATTGGTATATCAGCTTTACCTGGCTGTGGTAAATCTAGTTTAGGAAGGTGGTTGGAAGAATCTTCAAACCAAATTGGTATAGATATTAATGTTATTTCATTAGATGATTTTTATTTTACTGGTGAAGAACTCGATAAAGTTATGAAGGACAATCCTTGGAATGTGCCTAGAGGAATCCCTGGAAGTCATGATATACAACTTCTGGAAGACACTATTCTGCAATGGATAGACTCTGGCAAATTACTTGCTCCAAAGTTTGATAAATCTTTAAGAAATGGAATGGGAGACAGATCGACTTGGATCAATACCCAACCTAAAATATTGATTATCGAAGGTTGGTTCCTGGGTTGTAAACCATTAAAAGTAAAAGGAAACAAAACAGATTTATTTACACCAAAATTAACAGATTTAGAAATTAAATATAGAGAAAAAATCCAGCACTCTCTTAAGCAATACCTTCCTATTTGGGAACTAATTCATAGAATTTGGCATATTAGAGCAACTGATTTCTCTTCTACATTTAAATGGAAAGTAGATCAAGAGAATGAAATGTTTCATCAAAGGGGAAGCGCATTGCAAGGAAAATCTTTAAAAACTTTTGTTAGGATGATAGAAACTGCTATTCCTCAGGAAAGTCTAAATACTATTGACAGTAGTGTATTGATTGATATTAATCAATTACGTGAGATTTTATATGTAGGTAGACCCTTCTGA